Proteins co-encoded in one Corylus avellana chromosome ca9, CavTom2PMs-1.0 genomic window:
- the LOC132191435 gene encoding target of rapamycin complex subunit LST8 isoform X1, which produces MTQPSVILATASYDHTIRFWEAKSGRCYRTIQYPDSHINRLEITPDKRFLAAAGNPHIRLFDVNSNSPQPVMSYDSHTNNVMAVGFQCDGNWMYSGSEDGTVKIWDLRAPGCQREYESRAAVNTVVLHPNQTELISGDQNGNIRVWDLTANSCSCELVPEVDTAVRSLTVMWDGSLVVAANNHGTCYVWRLLRGTQTMTNFEPLHKLQAHKGYILKCLLSPEFCEPQRYLATASSDNTVKIWNVDGFTLEKTLIGHQRWVWDCVFSVDGAYLITASSDTTAKLWNMSNGEEIKAYQGHHKATVCCALHDGAEPSPS; this is translated from the exons ATGACACAACCGTCGGTGATACTTGCAACGGCTAGCTATGATCACACAATTCGTTTTTGGGAGGCCAAAAGTGGCCGCTGCTACCGTACTATTCAATACCCGGATTCG CATATCAATCGGCTTGAGATAACCCCAGATAAACGCTTCCTGGCTGCAGCTGGTAATCCTCACATTCGATTGTTTGATGTTAATTCAAACAGCCCTCAACCA GTGATGAGCTATGATTCACATACTAATAATGTGATGGCAGTGGGGTTTCAATGTGATGGAAATTGGATGTATTCGGGATCTGAGGATGGCACAGTAAAAATTTGGGACTTGAG GGCTCCAGGTTGTCAAAGAGAATATGAAAGCCGAGCAGCTGTCAACACAGTTGTACTGCACCCGAACCAG ACTGAACTTATATCTGGGGACCAGAATGGGAATATTCGTGTGTGGGATTTAACAGCAAATTCATGCAGCTGCGAATTG GTGCCAGAGGTCGATACTGCAGTACGGTCTCTAACTGTAATGTGGGATGGGAGCTTGGTCGTTGCTGCAAATAATCACGGGACATGTTATGTTTGGCGCTTGCTGCGAGGGACCCAG aCTATGACAAACTTTGAGCCACTTCATAAGCTGCAAGCACATAAGGGATATATCCTTAAGTGCCTTCTTTCGCCCGAGTTCTGTGAGCCACAGAG ATATCTAGCTACTGCATCTTCTGATAACACTGTCAAGATATGGAATGTTGATGGCTTCACATTAGAGAAAACTCTAATAG GACATCAACGCTGGGTATGGGACTGTGTGTTCTCCGTAGATGGTGCCTATCTTATAAcag CTTCGTCTGACACAACAGCGAAACTTTGGAATATGTCAAACGGTGAAGAAATCAAGGCTTATCAGGGACATCATAAAGCAACTGTTTGTTGTGCTCTCCATGATGGAGCCGAACCCTCTCCTTCGTGA
- the LOC132191435 gene encoding target of rapamycin complex subunit LST8-1 isoform X2, producing MTQPSVILATASYDHTIRFWEAKSGRCYRTIQYPDSHINRLEITPDKRFLAAAGNPHIRLFDVNSNSPQPVMSYDSHTNNVMAVGFQCDGNWMYSGSEDGTVKIWDLRAPGCQREYESRAAVNTVVLHPNQTELISGDQNGNIRVWDLTANSCSCELVPEVDTAVRSLTVMWDGSLVVAANNHGTCYVWRLLRGTQTMTNFEPLHKLQAHKGYILKCLLSPEYLATASSDNTVKIWNVDGFTLEKTLIGHQRWVWDCVFSVDGAYLITASSDTTAKLWNMSNGEEIKAYQGHHKATVCCALHDGAEPSPS from the exons ATGACACAACCGTCGGTGATACTTGCAACGGCTAGCTATGATCACACAATTCGTTTTTGGGAGGCCAAAAGTGGCCGCTGCTACCGTACTATTCAATACCCGGATTCG CATATCAATCGGCTTGAGATAACCCCAGATAAACGCTTCCTGGCTGCAGCTGGTAATCCTCACATTCGATTGTTTGATGTTAATTCAAACAGCCCTCAACCA GTGATGAGCTATGATTCACATACTAATAATGTGATGGCAGTGGGGTTTCAATGTGATGGAAATTGGATGTATTCGGGATCTGAGGATGGCACAGTAAAAATTTGGGACTTGAG GGCTCCAGGTTGTCAAAGAGAATATGAAAGCCGAGCAGCTGTCAACACAGTTGTACTGCACCCGAACCAG ACTGAACTTATATCTGGGGACCAGAATGGGAATATTCGTGTGTGGGATTTAACAGCAAATTCATGCAGCTGCGAATTG GTGCCAGAGGTCGATACTGCAGTACGGTCTCTAACTGTAATGTGGGATGGGAGCTTGGTCGTTGCTGCAAATAATCACGGGACATGTTATGTTTGGCGCTTGCTGCGAGGGACCCAG aCTATGACAAACTTTGAGCCACTTCATAAGCTGCAAGCACATAAGGGATATATCCTTAAGTGCCTTCTTTCGCCCGA ATATCTAGCTACTGCATCTTCTGATAACACTGTCAAGATATGGAATGTTGATGGCTTCACATTAGAGAAAACTCTAATAG GACATCAACGCTGGGTATGGGACTGTGTGTTCTCCGTAGATGGTGCCTATCTTATAAcag CTTCGTCTGACACAACAGCGAAACTTTGGAATATGTCAAACGGTGAAGAAATCAAGGCTTATCAGGGACATCATAAAGCAACTGTTTGTTGTGCTCTCCATGATGGAGCCGAACCCTCTCCTTCGTGA